agcgggGTGAGCGCCCGCACCCTGGACCCGctgcccccccaaaacctcctccctCACCACCCCCGGCCCCCCCACGCACCATGGGCACCTCATCCAGGTGCTGGAAGGGGAGGGTCCTGCGCTGGGACAGCCGCACCAGCAGCACGGCCACCCCcgccagcagcaggcagacgGACAGGGAGATGATGACGACCACACCAGGGCTCAGCTCAGTGGGGTGCTGCTCTGTGGGGGCGAGACGGGCACCCCGTTATTCCCCCTGGCACTGCTGAGACTCGTGCCCAGCCTTCAAGCACCACGGAGAAAGATGAGGCTCCAGACCGGCTTCagtcaccccagtgccaccaccccacCCACCAGAGACCTGGCACCCAGCTCCTGTGTCACCTCCACCCCTGGGGGACCAGCCCAGGGCCCTCCCTGGCAGAGGCAGAAAAGAGGAGCCCTCAACAGCCCCCCAAagaggagggagcagccagggggGCTCTGGCATCACCTTGGGACCTGCACcctgagccctgctgtgggTGCAGCCCCAAGTGAGGGGTCTAGGGGGGACCCGTGCTCAAACCCAGGTCCCCCATctgcccagtgccccccagcaTGGCTCTCACCGGAGTTACCAGCTGTGCTGCCAACAGCTGCTCTCGTTCTGGAGCTGGTGGTGACAGTGCTGGTGCTGTTGGGAGCCGGGCTCACGGTGGGTGTGGGGGAAGCAGGCCCAGAGGGCCTGGGTGAGGATGGGGCTGGTGTTGCTGTTGAGTTGGATGGATGCTCTGTGGATCTGGACACGCTCGTGTGGGATGGAGTTGGTGCTGTGGTGGCATTGGATGAGGGTGTCAAAGGTGTTGTTGATCCTGCTGTCCTGGCTGAAGATGGTGCCGTGGTGGTGCTGGATGAAGATGCTGGAGGTGCTGTTGATCCCGAAGACTTGGATGGAGTTGGTGCTGTGGTGGTGTTGGATGAAGATGCTGGAGGTGCTGTTGATCCCGAAGACTTGGATGGAGTTGGTGCTGTGGTGATGTTGGATGAAGATGCTGGAGGTGCTGTTGATCCCGAAGACTTGGATGGAGTTGGTGCCGTGGGTGGGTTGGATGGAGCTGCACTGACCCCTCCCGAGTCAGAGCTGGCTGGAGTCCCACTGTGAGTCCCCTGGCtggtggctgcagctgagctgggtggAGATGGCGACACGGCTGTCCCTGAGCTGTTCCGAGACACTCTGGTGGCAGAATCAGGGCCACCAGGCTGGGGTGGACCTCCAGGTCCTGGCTCTGGACCTTGGAGGAGACAGCTGGTCAGCAAGCACAtggcagggtcctggcagggcagcagcacctgccccaGCTCCCGGCCTCACAGGGATCATTTCCCAGATGGTTTTtatcacacacacagaaaactgGGATTTAGCCAATATCAGACCCCACAAATCCGGAGTCAGAAGCGCTTCCCAAGCTGTCATGGCAtgggcacagcactgctgggaacGAGCAGAGCAGCGTGGCAGCAGCGGGCAGTGCCATGGCACAGGAACACGTGTCAACCCAGCCCTTGTGGCACCCACTGGACATTCTCAGGGCCAGGCGTGGTGGGGACTCCGCGGTGGCCACGTGGAACAGAGCGGGTTtcccaggcagtgctggcagtgcccctTATCTGCCCAAATCCTGTGTACACAAGAGGAGGAGCAAGTCCAGCCTAGCCCCAGGGGGACACCAGAGAGAAACGTCCCATGGCAGAGCCAGCACCCTGGCGTGGCTGGGGGTCCCCACATCCGCCAGGCTCCCTGGGATGGGCTGTCCCCACCCAGCTGCCACCCTTTGCCAGGATGGCTTTGAACACAGGCCCAAGCACCCAGCGTGCCAGGACGGGTGAACCGAGGCCCCTCGGGGTGCAGGGAGGATGCGGGGGCCCACGCTGGAGACCGGGAGCCCGCATTGGCGCGGGTTACCAG
This region of Aphelocoma coerulescens isolate FSJ_1873_10779 chromosome 28, UR_Acoe_1.0, whole genome shotgun sequence genomic DNA includes:
- the LOC138099746 gene encoding uncharacterized protein, coding for MARGALPLLCCAAALLAAAGPEPGPGGPPQPGGPDSATRVSRNSSGTAVSPSPPSSAAATSQGTHSGTPASSDSGGVSAAPSNPPTAPTPSKSSGSTAPPASSSNITTAPTPSKSSGSTAPPASSSNTTTAPTPSKSSGSTAPPASSSSTTTAPSSARTAGSTTPLTPSSNATTAPTPSHTSVSRSTEHPSNSTATPAPSSPRPSGPASPTPTVSPAPNSTSTVTTSSRTRAAVGSTAGNSEQHPTELSPGVVVIISLSVCLLLAGVAVLLVRLSQRRTLPFQHLDEVPMSKVMEGSPVTPPAPR